A single window of Acidobacteriota bacterium DNA harbors:
- a CDS encoding IS3 family transposase codes for MRSWLRIAHREGCRNGGATRPSCQSEPPWRTALFRIAHFESCGDAKMALFDFVEVFYNQQRRHSTLGQISPAAFERSTLEAQAA; via the coding sequence GTGCGGAGCTGGCTGCGGATCGCTCATAGGGAAGGCTGCAGGAACGGCGGCGCGACGCGCCCCAGCTGCCAGTCTGAGCCGCCTTGGAGAACGGCGCTGTTCCGGATTGCACACTTCGAGAGCTGCGGCGACGCGAAGATGGCCTTGTTCGATTTCGTCGAGGTGTTCTATAACCAGCAGCGGCGACACTCGACGCTCGGCCAGATCAGTCCGGCGGCGTTCGAACGATCTACCCTGGAGGCTCAGGCGGCGTAG
- a CDS encoding DinB family protein — translation MTAEQAKTAAETLAGLWEGEFPATCQVLAAVKDDTRDYKPDAKSRTAWQIAAHLATADIWFIDCVLKGKFEFNAEAAKQAEAQFKTVGDVVEFYKKTFPGKVAQLRALSAEQLTASVSFFGMMEMPNVKYIGFANNHSIHHRGQLAAYLRAMGSKVPNIYGPSADAEG, via the coding sequence ATGACCGCAGAACAAGCGAAGACCGCCGCCGAGACACTGGCCGGCCTGTGGGAAGGCGAGTTTCCCGCCACGTGCCAGGTACTGGCGGCCGTGAAGGACGACACCCGCGATTACAAGCCCGACGCCAAGTCGCGCACGGCGTGGCAGATTGCCGCCCACCTGGCGACCGCCGACATCTGGTTCATCGACTGCGTGTTGAAGGGCAAGTTCGAGTTCAATGCCGAGGCCGCCAAGCAGGCCGAAGCGCAGTTCAAGACCGTCGGCGACGTGGTTGAGTTCTACAAGAAGACGTTCCCGGGGAAAGTGGCGCAGCTGCGCGCGTTGTCGGCCGAGCAGCTGACCGCATCGGTGAGCTTCTTCGGCATGATGGAAATGCCGAACGTGAAGTACATCGGGTTCGCCAACAACCACAGCATCCACCATCGCGGGCAGTTGGCCGCGTACCTGCGCGCGATGGGTTCGAAGGTGCCGAACATTTACGGCCCGAGCGCCGACGCCGAAGGCTAG
- a CDS encoding diguanylate cyclase, producing MPAAAVPPRAWASCVIRTGSCRSLVLLDIDHFKLFNDSYGHHAGDECLKQVAAALRGTVRRPTDLLTRFGGEEFAIILGGTDAAGARNIAEQAVEKVNALKIPHRASPTSPQLTVSVGIATMLVTFGMLEAELIKAADDALYRAKAGGRNRIVP from the coding sequence TTGCCAGCGGCGGCGGTTCCACCGAGGGCGTGGGCCTCGTGCGTCATCAGGACGGGGAGTTGCAGGTCGCTGGTCCTGCTCGACATCGATCATTTCAAGCTGTTCAACGATAGCTACGGCCACCATGCCGGCGACGAGTGCTTGAAGCAGGTGGCCGCGGCGCTGCGCGGCACCGTGCGCCGGCCGACCGACCTGTTGACCCGGTTCGGCGGCGAGGAGTTTGCGATCATTCTCGGCGGCACCGACGCGGCGGGCGCCAGGAATATTGCCGAACAGGCCGTGGAGAAGGTGAACGCCCTGAAGATTCCCCATCGCGCCTCGCCGACGAGCCCCCAGCTCACGGTCAGCGTTGGCATTGCCACGATGCTGGTGACGTTTGGCATGCTGGAGGCCGAATTGATCAAGGCGGCCGATGACGCGCTGTACCGGGCGAAGGCCGGCGGCCGCAATCGAATCGTTCCGTGA
- a CDS encoding two-component regulator propeller domain-containing protein — protein MRFPSRSALLLAVCFGFGAEASAQYRYDTWTTDNGLPQNGVRQIAQTPDGYLWFTTFDGLVRFDGVRFTTFGTGNTRGIINNRFTGLYGDTDGTLYATTMEDGVLTVYRDGGFTSYTSQQVPGHYIQRIQPDAQGELLFQTEDEDRTSKSWFYLRNRAFVFSHKDAPPAVLTITAKSGSTWSITTTEAIERRGTETIVYKLDIGPITYNLNWFEDSAGHIWLGEYAVHRLGGGLVRRYGDGDGLVRSIHHSFWEDPDGSVWFASGGGSTEGVGLVRHQDGELQVAGPARHRSFQAVQR, from the coding sequence ATGCGGTTCCCCTCGCGTAGTGCCCTGCTGCTGGCGGTGTGTTTCGGCTTCGGCGCCGAGGCCTCCGCCCAGTATCGCTACGATACTTGGACGACCGACAACGGCCTGCCGCAGAACGGCGTGCGCCAGATCGCACAGACGCCGGACGGCTACCTCTGGTTCACCACGTTCGATGGCCTGGTCCGCTTCGACGGTGTCCGGTTCACCACCTTCGGAACCGGCAACACCAGGGGCATCATCAACAACCGCTTTACGGGGTTGTACGGCGACACCGACGGCACGCTCTACGCCACGACCATGGAAGACGGCGTGCTCACGGTGTATCGCGACGGCGGGTTCACGTCGTACACCTCGCAGCAGGTGCCGGGGCACTACATCCAGCGCATCCAGCCCGACGCGCAGGGCGAGCTCCTGTTCCAGACCGAGGATGAAGATCGCACGTCGAAGAGCTGGTTCTACCTGCGTAACCGCGCCTTTGTCTTCAGCCACAAGGACGCGCCGCCGGCGGTCCTGACCATTACCGCCAAGTCCGGCTCGACGTGGAGCATCACCACCACCGAAGCGATCGAGCGGCGTGGCACCGAGACCATCGTTTACAAGCTCGACATCGGACCGATCACCTACAACCTGAACTGGTTTGAAGACAGCGCCGGCCACATCTGGCTCGGCGAGTATGCCGTGCATCGCCTCGGCGGCGGCCTCGTCCGGCGCTACGGGGATGGCGATGGCCTGGTGCGATCGATTCATCACTCGTTCTGGGAAGATCCCGACGGCAGCGTCTGGTTTGCCAGCGGCGGCGGTTCCACCGAGGGCGTGGGCCTCGTGCGTCATCAGGACGGGGAGTTGCAGGTCGCTGGTCCTGCTCGACATCGATCATTTCAAGCTGTTCAACGATAG
- the hemN gene encoding oxygen-independent coproporphyrinogen III oxidase, which yields MANLTDTASTLALLEKYDRPGPRYTSYPTAVEFHDGVGDRQYRQRLALVDADAQQPLSAYVHLPFCEARCAFCGCNVIITPHREVAAQYLNVLDQEIALLATALPQRRQIAQMHWGGGTPTYYESDQLARLFDRIHQHFTFTPEAELGIEIDPRVTSSAQLRRLRGLGFNRLSMGIQDFSPQVQQAINREQSYELTAALIAEARAAGFTSVNVDLIYGLPFQTVESFAQTLEQTLTLRPDRVAAYSFAFVPWMRAHMKALATEALPSASLKLELLALTIDAFVRAGYRQIGMDHFALPADDLGQAAERGELHRNFMGYTVQKTPDMVALGVSGIGEVHGAFVQNSKKLTEYYAAIGDGRFAVDRGYEMSLDDLVRRHVISGLMCNFRVDIKQVEADFAIDFKAYFVEELAELTAAHSPATDGLVTVDARAIDVTPLGRLFVRNVCMVFDRYLRARTAGPKPVFSRTV from the coding sequence ATGGCCAACCTGACCGATACCGCGTCCACGCTTGCACTGCTCGAGAAGTACGATCGACCAGGTCCGCGCTATACCTCGTACCCGACGGCGGTCGAGTTTCACGACGGCGTCGGTGACCGGCAATATCGACAGCGCCTGGCCCTGGTCGACGCGGATGCCCAGCAGCCGCTCTCGGCGTATGTGCACCTGCCGTTCTGCGAAGCGCGCTGTGCCTTCTGCGGCTGCAACGTCATCATCACCCCGCATCGCGAGGTCGCGGCGCAGTATCTAAACGTCCTCGACCAGGAGATCGCGCTGCTGGCCACGGCGCTGCCGCAGCGTCGGCAGATCGCGCAGATGCACTGGGGCGGTGGCACACCGACCTACTACGAGAGCGATCAACTGGCGCGCCTGTTTGATCGGATCCACCAGCATTTCACGTTCACTCCCGAGGCGGAACTGGGCATCGAGATTGATCCCCGCGTCACCAGCAGCGCGCAGTTGCGCCGCCTGCGCGGCCTGGGCTTCAACCGGTTGTCGATGGGGATCCAGGATTTTTCGCCGCAGGTGCAGCAGGCGATCAATCGCGAGCAGAGCTACGAGCTGACCGCGGCGCTAATCGCCGAGGCGCGGGCGGCTGGCTTCACCTCGGTCAATGTCGATCTGATCTACGGCCTTCCGTTTCAAACCGTCGAGTCCTTTGCCCAGACCCTCGAGCAGACGCTGACGCTCAGGCCCGATCGCGTGGCCGCGTACTCGTTTGCGTTCGTGCCGTGGATGCGGGCCCACATGAAGGCCCTGGCGACCGAGGCGCTGCCGTCCGCGAGTTTGAAGCTGGAACTGCTGGCTCTCACCATCGACGCCTTCGTGCGTGCGGGGTACCGGCAAATCGGCATGGATCACTTCGCCCTGCCGGCCGATGACCTGGGGCAGGCTGCCGAGCGCGGCGAACTGCATCGCAATTTCATGGGCTACACGGTCCAGAAGACCCCCGACATGGTCGCCCTTGGCGTCTCAGGCATCGGTGAGGTGCATGGCGCCTTCGTCCAGAACAGCAAGAAGCTGACGGAGTACTACGCGGCGATTGGTGACGGCCGTTTCGCCGTGGATCGCGGCTACGAGATGTCGCTCGATGACCTCGTGCGGCGCCACGTCATCTCCGGCTTGATGTGCAACTTCCGCGTCGACATCAAGCAGGTCGAAGCCGACTTTGCCATCGACTTCAAGGCCTATTTCGTGGAGGAGCTGGCAGAGCTGACGGCCGCGCACTCGCCAGCCACCGACGGCCTGGTCACCGTCGACGCGAGGGCGATTGACGTGACACCACTCGGCCGGCTGTTCGTACGGAACGTGTGCATGGTGTTCGACCGGTACCTGCGCGCCCGTACCGCTGGCCCCAAGCCCGTCTTCAGCAGGACCGTATGA
- the hemG gene encoding protoporphyrinogen oxidase, with protein sequence MTTPRVIVAGGGIAGLTCAYTVEAEAARLGRKVDVLVIDAGHEAGGHARTVEDAGWLVERGPNGFLDSEPETMALIEELGLSPDLVEANARSRRRFVLRGGALVQVPTAPPALLSSPIISWPAKLRLLREPWAKAAPPHADETVFEFAERRLGREVAEVLVDTAVAGISAGDSRQLSVRSHFPILVEWERNHGGLFRALLARRKTAPRRPRLLSFARGLGTLPRTLADRLAPRVMTGRAITNISRHAQAWQVQLACGLSLPADQVVFATPASQTSAILRELDGELASELAAIPYAGLAVVALGYAAASLGRGLDGYGYLVARSEQLATIGVLWESSIFPGRAPDGAVLLRVFLGGARRPDVAALDDATLTTLARTELVMGLGIADRPIRHQVFRWPAAIAQYTVGHDDRVAAIRERLESHPGLDVCGTACDGVSFNHAIAAARRTARSVATRLLGEA encoded by the coding sequence ATGACCACCCCACGCGTGATCGTGGCCGGCGGCGGCATTGCCGGCCTGACGTGCGCCTACACGGTGGAGGCCGAAGCGGCACGGCTGGGTCGTAAGGTCGACGTCCTCGTAATTGACGCCGGCCACGAGGCCGGTGGCCACGCCCGGACCGTGGAGGACGCGGGCTGGTTGGTGGAGCGGGGCCCCAACGGATTCCTCGACAGCGAGCCAGAGACCATGGCCTTGATCGAAGAGCTGGGGTTGTCCCCGGACCTGGTGGAGGCCAACGCTCGGTCGCGCCGCCGGTTCGTCCTTCGCGGTGGCGCCCTCGTGCAGGTCCCCACCGCGCCGCCGGCTCTGCTGAGCTCGCCGATCATCAGTTGGCCCGCCAAGCTGCGCTTGCTGCGGGAGCCATGGGCAAAGGCGGCGCCACCGCACGCCGATGAGACGGTGTTCGAGTTTGCCGAACGCCGCCTGGGGCGGGAGGTGGCCGAGGTGCTGGTCGACACGGCAGTGGCCGGGATTTCCGCCGGTGACAGCCGGCAGCTGTCGGTGCGATCGCATTTTCCAATCCTGGTCGAGTGGGAACGTAATCATGGCGGCCTGTTCCGGGCGTTGCTGGCCCGACGGAAGACGGCACCGAGGCGGCCGCGACTGCTGAGTTTTGCCCGCGGACTTGGTACGCTGCCCCGCACCCTTGCCGACCGGCTGGCACCGCGGGTCATGACCGGCCGCGCCATCACGAATATCTCCCGGCACGCCCAGGCGTGGCAGGTGCAGTTGGCCTGCGGCTTGTCATTGCCGGCCGACCAGGTCGTGTTCGCGACGCCCGCATCGCAGACGTCCGCGATCCTCCGCGAGCTGGATGGCGAGCTGGCCAGCGAGCTCGCGGCGATTCCGTACGCGGGCCTGGCGGTCGTCGCTCTTGGCTATGCGGCGGCGTCGCTTGGTCGCGGCCTGGACGGGTATGGCTACCTCGTCGCCCGGAGCGAGCAGTTGGCGACCATCGGCGTGCTCTGGGAATCCTCGATCTTTCCGGGACGTGCGCCCGACGGCGCGGTGTTGTTGCGGGTGTTCCTCGGCGGTGCGCGCCGGCCCGATGTGGCCGCCCTCGATGACGCGACGTTGACCACGCTCGCCCGTACTGAGCTGGTCATGGGCCTGGGCATCGCCGATCGGCCGATTCGGCACCAGGTGTTCCGGTGGCCGGCGGCCATCGCGCAGTACACCGTCGGTCACGACGATCGGGTCGCCGCGATCCGTGAGCGCCTGGAGAGCCATCCCGGCCTCGACGTGTGCGGCACCGCTTGTGACGGGGTGTCTTTCAACCACGCGATTGCGGCGGCCCGGCGTACCGCCAGATCGGTCGCGACGCGCCTGCTGGGTGAGGCATGA
- a CDS encoding TonB-dependent receptor, translating into MLVLAIGGFAVVGAATPPAQSPPTISGQVVDITGAVLPKAAVTARRSSGLVVDAVVCDAAGQFVLRLAEPGDYTISAQHDGFAVTETTITVNARPLAALELRLRPGGLAEELTVIGARLAGSEEMRRRLPGGFDLLTREVLDAAHVFSTSEALRKVPGVVVRDEEGLGLRPNIGIRGLNPTRSSKVLLLEDGVPVSYAPYGDNSSYYHPPIERFERVEVLKGSSQIAHGPVTLGGVVNYITAEPPTHPQGAVQVAAGNRDYLNASGSLGGTWGHTGVFGHALRKQSDGARDNIQSELTDVMAKASRAIGTVSQLAVKANYYRERSQVTYSGLREEEYRRDPRANPFTNDRFDGDRAGASVVYRGLLWSRVALSGTAYASSFARDWWRQSSNSGQRPNDAGDPQCGGMANLGTTCGNEGRLRRYRQGGVELRARHDFVAGVRHEIDFGVRIHGEHQDRRQENGDTPAARRGVLVENNVRGTEALSGFVQHRWMAGYWTITPGARVERISYSRTNRLLDRSGRTSASEVVPGLGVSWGPTVDRTVFAGIHRGFAPARAEDIINNTGGTVDLEPERSWNYEAGGRLRAGVVGVHGTAFRLDYSNQVVPASLAGGIGSALTNGGQTLHQGVEGGLDADWRQLHGTRHDLYGRVSYTWLPTARFVGIRTSNVPGFSGINVGGNRLPYAPTTTASITTGYRHALGVDVQLESQYVGAQFADDLNTVAGSPDGQRGLIPAHTYWNLAVSWRAPRRGASVFVAVKNLDGRLFMVDRSRGILPSHPRLIQIGTAWRF; encoded by the coding sequence GTGTTGGTTCTTGCCATTGGCGGCTTCGCTGTCGTCGGTGCCGCTACGCCGCCGGCGCAATCCCCGCCGACCATCTCCGGCCAGGTCGTTGACATTACTGGGGCCGTCCTTCCAAAAGCCGCCGTCACCGCGCGCCGGTCTTCTGGCCTGGTCGTGGACGCGGTGGTCTGTGATGCGGCAGGCCAATTTGTGCTGCGGCTGGCCGAGCCTGGCGACTACACCATCTCGGCGCAACACGACGGCTTTGCAGTGACCGAGACCACCATTACGGTGAACGCGCGGCCCCTGGCCGCCCTCGAACTGCGATTGCGACCAGGCGGGCTGGCCGAAGAGCTCACCGTCATCGGTGCCAGGTTGGCCGGGTCAGAGGAAATGCGGCGGCGGCTTCCCGGTGGCTTCGACCTGCTGACGCGAGAAGTCCTCGACGCGGCGCATGTGTTCTCGACCAGCGAGGCGCTGCGGAAGGTGCCCGGAGTGGTCGTACGCGACGAGGAAGGCCTGGGTCTTCGCCCCAACATCGGTATTCGCGGGCTCAACCCCACGCGATCGTCCAAAGTGCTGCTGCTCGAGGATGGGGTGCCGGTGTCGTACGCGCCCTACGGGGACAACTCCAGCTACTACCATCCCCCCATTGAACGCTTCGAACGCGTCGAGGTGCTCAAGGGATCGAGTCAGATCGCCCACGGGCCTGTGACGCTCGGTGGAGTGGTGAACTACATCACGGCCGAACCGCCGACGCACCCGCAGGGCGCGGTTCAGGTCGCTGCCGGCAATCGCGACTACCTGAATGCGAGCGGATCGCTCGGCGGGACGTGGGGCCACACGGGCGTCTTCGGCCACGCGCTGCGGAAACAGAGCGACGGCGCCCGCGACAACATCCAGAGCGAACTGACCGACGTGATGGCGAAGGCGAGCCGGGCCATCGGGACCGTCTCGCAGCTGGCTGTCAAGGCGAACTACTATCGCGAGCGGTCGCAGGTGACCTACAGCGGCCTGCGCGAGGAGGAGTACCGGCGAGATCCGCGTGCCAACCCGTTTACCAACGATCGGTTCGACGGCGACCGCGCCGGCGCAAGCGTCGTCTATCGTGGGCTGTTGTGGTCGCGCGTGGCGTTGAGCGGCACAGCCTATGCGTCGTCTTTCGCACGGGACTGGTGGCGCCAATCGAGCAATTCCGGACAGCGACCGAATGACGCCGGTGATCCGCAGTGCGGAGGCATGGCCAACCTTGGCACCACCTGCGGCAACGAGGGCCGCTTGCGGCGTTATCGACAGGGCGGAGTCGAACTGCGGGCGCGCCACGATTTCGTTGCCGGCGTCCGTCACGAGATCGACTTCGGCGTCCGCATCCACGGCGAGCACCAGGATCGGCGGCAGGAGAACGGCGACACCCCGGCGGCCCGTCGCGGTGTCCTGGTTGAGAACAATGTGCGCGGGACCGAGGCGCTGTCGGGATTCGTGCAGCATCGATGGATGGCGGGCTACTGGACCATCACCCCTGGGGCTCGCGTTGAGCGGATCAGCTACTCACGAACCAACCGGCTGCTGGACCGGTCGGGCCGGACCTCGGCGAGCGAGGTCGTGCCCGGCCTCGGCGTCTCCTGGGGACCGACGGTCGACCGGACCGTCTTCGCCGGCATTCACCGCGGGTTTGCGCCGGCCCGCGCCGAAGACATCATCAACAACACCGGAGGGACTGTGGATCTGGAGCCCGAGCGGAGCTGGAACTACGAAGCCGGCGGCCGGTTACGGGCGGGCGTTGTGGGCGTACACGGCACGGCATTTCGCCTCGACTACTCAAACCAGGTCGTTCCGGCCAGCCTCGCCGGCGGCATCGGCAGCGCGCTGACCAACGGCGGGCAGACCCTTCATCAGGGTGTCGAGGGCGGCCTCGACGCCGACTGGCGTCAGCTGCATGGCACGCGTCACGATCTCTACGGGCGTGTGTCGTACACCTGGCTTCCCACCGCGCGGTTCGTCGGTATTCGCACGAGCAACGTACCGGGATTCTCGGGCATCAATGTCGGGGGCAACCGGTTGCCTTATGCGCCGACGACGACCGCGTCGATCACGACCGGCTATCGGCATGCCCTCGGTGTCGACGTGCAACTCGAGTCGCAATATGTGGGGGCTCAGTTCGCCGACGACCTGAACACGGTCGCCGGCAGCCCCGACGGGCAGCGTGGGCTGATACCCGCACACACCTACTGGAATTTGGCCGTGTCCTGGCGCGCGCCTCGGCGCGGCGCGTCGGTGTTCGTGGCTGTCAAGAACCTCGACGGTCGCTTGTTCATGGTCGACCGCTCGCGCGGAATCCTGCCGAGTCATCCGCGCCTGATACAAATCGGGACGGCGTGGCGATTCTAA
- a CDS encoding VWA domain-containing protein: MSRTVLVAVLLIGAGVAPLLSRVAAQQAPPQATFRSSIDLVTIDVVATTSNGAPVHNLTVDDFELLEDGVPQPVQTFQFINLASTSAVNPLPPGMASNEIEPGGLFVVVLDELGLQVNDVHQARRVADRFFKETLLPNDYVAIIRSGTDSGFFLTSDRTAAFDAIARTTGRRERTLGLEQPGAAAAGTASAAESLAELESAIETFGVGENGRESFRVLLNVVEHLRRIPARRKAVLWFSRGGNLPPGYFDAVEMGRITGRDDEVFSRLINSARAANVAIYTVDPRGLQTSAGDVERDPEPFDQGVVRDLATATGGRSLLSNDTNAALARVAAENRAYYLIGYAPSPSTGRDRARKLSVRTRVPGVSLLHRRVYLPSAGSGAAPLSLIESAMPVPGLPIALAPSAVAGEGNRRGIIVPFEMGAGLKDGTDVTYTVVALDPAGKLAARASGTVKAQGGRAIGEARLAVDAKIYQVRVAGQVAGEDAAEGLAFATVVVPEGRAKTPTCSGFVFEQAGERSALRQFTRGEPIVISTLISAEKINDRAITFGLGSAGGTIERSWPVVVGKPLARGLWRVALSLKPPLPGGHAEIRVMEDGLLLNENCRTEFVLK, translated from the coding sequence ATGAGCCGAACCGTGCTGGTTGCTGTCCTGCTGATCGGAGCCGGCGTGGCCCCTCTACTGAGCCGCGTCGCCGCACAACAGGCCCCGCCGCAGGCCACCTTCCGCTCCAGCATCGACCTCGTCACCATCGACGTCGTCGCCACCACGAGCAACGGCGCGCCCGTCCACAACCTGACGGTCGATGACTTCGAGCTGCTCGAAGACGGCGTGCCCCAGCCGGTGCAGACGTTCCAGTTCATCAACCTCGCCAGCACCTCGGCGGTGAACCCGCTGCCGCCAGGGATGGCGTCGAACGAGATCGAGCCCGGCGGGTTGTTCGTGGTGGTGCTCGACGAACTCGGCCTGCAGGTCAATGACGTGCATCAAGCGCGGCGCGTGGCCGACCGATTCTTCAAGGAAACGCTGCTCCCCAACGACTACGTCGCGATCATCCGCTCCGGGACCGATTCCGGTTTCTTCCTGACGAGCGATCGCACGGCGGCGTTTGATGCGATCGCGCGAACGACCGGCCGCCGCGAACGCACCCTCGGCCTCGAGCAGCCTGGCGCGGCTGCGGCCGGCACGGCCTCGGCCGCCGAGAGCCTCGCCGAGCTCGAGTCGGCTATTGAGACTTTTGGCGTCGGCGAGAACGGGCGAGAAAGCTTCCGGGTGCTGCTGAACGTCGTCGAGCACCTGCGCCGCATTCCGGCCCGCCGCAAGGCGGTGCTGTGGTTCAGCCGCGGCGGCAACCTGCCACCGGGCTACTTTGACGCCGTGGAGATGGGCCGCATCACGGGACGAGACGACGAGGTGTTTTCGCGCCTGATCAACAGCGCGCGTGCGGCGAATGTGGCGATCTACACGGTGGATCCGCGAGGACTGCAAACGTCCGCCGGCGACGTCGAGCGCGACCCGGAGCCGTTTGACCAGGGAGTGGTTCGCGACCTGGCGACGGCCACGGGCGGGCGGTCCTTGCTCTCGAACGACACCAACGCCGCGCTTGCACGCGTGGCCGCCGAGAACCGCGCCTATTATCTGATCGGCTATGCGCCGTCGCCGTCGACGGGCCGCGACCGGGCCCGCAAGTTGTCGGTGCGGACGCGCGTCCCCGGCGTGTCGTTGCTGCACCGGCGGGTCTACCTGCCGTCGGCCGGGTCGGGGGCGGCCCCGCTCAGCCTGATCGAGTCGGCCATGCCGGTGCCGGGCCTGCCGATTGCCCTGGCGCCGTCAGCCGTCGCCGGCGAAGGCAATCGCCGCGGCATCATCGTGCCGTTTGAAATGGGCGCGGGATTGAAGGATGGCACCGACGTCACCTACACGGTGGTGGCGCTCGATCCCGCGGGCAAGTTGGCGGCGCGGGCGAGCGGCACCGTCAAGGCGCAAGGCGGCCGTGCCATCGGCGAAGCGCGCCTCGCGGTGGACGCGAAGATCTATCAGGTCCGCGTAGCCGGCCAGGTCGCCGGGGAGGACGCGGCTGAAGGGCTGGCATTCGCGACGGTGGTGGTGCCCGAAGGGAGGGCCAAGACGCCCACCTGTTCAGGCTTCGTGTTCGAGCAGGCCGGCGAGCGTTCGGCGCTTCGGCAGTTCACGCGCGGCGAGCCGATCGTCATCTCGACCCTCATCTCGGCCGAGAAGATCAACGACCGCGCGATCACCTTCGGATTGGGCTCGGCCGGCGGCACGATCGAGCGCAGTTGGCCCGTAGTCGTGGGCAAGCCGCTGGCCAGGGGCCTGTGGCGGGTCGCGCTCAGCCTGAAACCCCCGCTGCCCGGCGGCCACGCCGAGATCCGCGTGATGGAAGACGGCTTGCTGCTGAACGAGAACTGCCGGACGGAGTTCGTGCTGAAATAA
- a CDS encoding ferrochelatase: protein MTLQHLVLTTYGEPPLPGFTDQLVYSWRILQGLTRTVADIPQVAIPFIALARAHGRQRMWKENDYMSPLEPITEAQAAAVRDALAQSAPGDWRVHIAYEFRRPLLQDVLRTIADDDPVWIAPMYAADSAFTHELSRQAAAAPTGRSARRGRTEVLPALDLDHLADISAAHVLSQLGEGDTGPATALVLAAHGTLLEPARPIDTGRCATERLYGAIRTRLSAHFGLILNGWLNHTRGGRWTEPPIDMTLERVSQAGFTNVVYYPFGFLADNAESQLEGQLAAGARPELQIRFLPCLNDSEALAAALAKQVVAQ from the coding sequence ATGACCCTTCAACACCTCGTCCTCACTACCTACGGCGAACCGCCACTGCCTGGTTTCACCGACCAACTGGTCTACTCGTGGCGGATTCTGCAGGGGCTGACGCGAACGGTGGCCGACATTCCCCAGGTCGCGATTCCGTTCATCGCCCTGGCGCGCGCCCACGGCCGCCAGCGCATGTGGAAAGAGAACGATTACATGTCGCCTCTCGAGCCGATCACCGAGGCGCAGGCCGCAGCGGTCCGTGACGCACTGGCTCAGTCGGCACCAGGCGACTGGCGGGTTCATATTGCGTACGAGTTCCGGCGGCCACTCTTGCAGGACGTGCTCCGCACCATTGCTGATGACGATCCGGTCTGGATCGCGCCGATGTATGCCGCCGATTCCGCGTTCACCCACGAGCTGTCGCGACAGGCGGCCGCCGCGCCAACGGGTCGATCGGCGCGCCGCGGGCGCACGGAAGTGCTGCCGGCACTCGACCTGGATCATCTCGCCGATATCTCGGCAGCGCATGTCCTGTCGCAACTGGGAGAAGGGGATACCGGGCCAGCGACCGCGCTCGTGCTGGCGGCGCATGGGACCCTGCTCGAACCCGCGCGCCCGATCGACACCGGTCGCTGCGCCACCGAGCGGTTATACGGCGCCATCCGCACCCGCCTGTCGGCACACTTCGGGCTGATCTTGAACGGCTGGCTGAACCACACCCGCGGCGGCCGATGGACCGAACCTCCGATTGACATGACACTCGAGCGTGTTAGCCAAGCTGGCTTCACAAACGTGGTGTACTACCCGTTTGGCTTTCTGGCCGATAACGCGGAGAGCCAGCTCGAAGGCCAGCTGGCGGCAGGCGCCCGGCCGGAACTGCAGATCCGTTTCCTCCCCTGTCTGAACGATAGCGAAGCCCTGGCGGCCGCGCTCGCGAAGCAAGTCGTCGCTCAATAA
- a CDS encoding response regulator: MSDPQPAPHNSEATSSHQAGDARQEIVELKTLAVATDEKAVELPPPTAASVDGTEVVLVVEDGDILRDLTRRLLERRGYTVLVAASAVEAIHQFDEHPSIQLILTDVVMPGMSGPALAQLLLERRPGLKVIYMSGYTDEAIVQHGVLPGIAFLPKPFTASAIARKLRETLDVP, from the coding sequence ATGAGCGATCCGCAGCCAGCTCCGCACAACTCGGAAGCCACCTCATCGCACCAGGCCGGCGACGCCCGGCAAGAGATCGTCGAGCTGAAGACCCTCGCCGTCGCCACCGACGAGAAGGCGGTCGAGTTGCCGCCGCCAACCGCGGCGTCGGTCGACGGCACGGAGGTCGTCCTGGTAGTCGAGGATGGCGACATCCTGCGCGACCTGACGCGGCGGCTGCTCGAGAGACGCGGCTACACGGTGCTGGTCGCGGCCAGCGCGGTCGAAGCCATTCACCAGTTTGACGAGCACCCGTCGATCCAGTTGATCCTGACCGACGTGGTCATGCCGGGCATGAGCGGCCCCGCCTTGGCCCAGCTGCTGTTGGAACGCCGGCCCGGCCTGAAGGTGATTTACATGTCGGGTTACACCGACGAAGCCATCGTCCAGCATGGGGTGTTGCCGGGCATCGCGTTCTTGCCCAAGCCGTTCACCGCCAGTGCCATCGCCCGGAAGTTGCGAGAGACCCTGGACGTGCCATAA